Proteins encoded together in one Polaribacter reichenbachii window:
- a CDS encoding VOC family protein, producing the protein MTEKPKYQKKFASFGAIHLNNTSLTRSTHFWTKIVGMKLRVSNDLYAEFGTTKKTLVVVHQSAKTRFLKGYSGLYHFAIHVPTQIAFANMLQRLLVYNYPYSPIDHTMSKSIYLEDPDGITIELTLETPERFLRVVSDRSIAIEDSFGNIKSASEYLDVKSILKDVTDTAANLPIDENAYLGHLHLYANNLENSHLFYKDIGFNTFNYLHQFMYADLGAGGDYKHRIALNCWHGINKPLAPNSSAGMRHFHIKFNSEERLKNALNKLSSYEEKGDKYLCKDATGNVLLLSKEKV; encoded by the coding sequence ATGACAGAAAAACCAAAATATCAAAAGAAATTTGCATCGTTTGGTGCTATACATTTAAATAATACAAGTCTAACTCGTTCAACCCATTTTTGGACCAAAATAGTAGGTATGAAACTTAGAGTAAGTAATGATTTATATGCTGAATTTGGTACCACTAAAAAAACACTAGTGGTCGTGCATCAAAGTGCCAAAACTCGATTTCTAAAAGGTTATAGTGGTTTATACCATTTTGCAATACATGTTCCAACCCAAATTGCTTTTGCAAATATGTTACAACGCTTACTTGTATACAATTATCCATATTCTCCTATAGATCATACAATGTCAAAATCTATATACTTAGAAGACCCTGATGGAATTACGATAGAACTTACCTTAGAGACACCTGAACGCTTTTTACGTGTAGTTTCAGATAGAAGTATTGCAATAGAAGATAGTTTTGGTAACATTAAAAGTGCTTCAGAATACCTTGATGTAAAATCGATTCTAAAAGATGTTACAGATACAGCAGCAAACTTACCAATAGATGAAAACGCTTATTTAGGACACTTACATCTTTACGCCAATAATCTAGAAAATTCTCATCTATTTTATAAAGATATTGGTTTTAACACTTTTAATTATTTGCATCAATTTATGTATGCGGATTTAGGAGCTGGTGGAGACTATAAACATAGAATTGCATTAAATTGTTGGCATGGAATTAATAAGCCTTTAGCACCTAATTCTAGTGCTGGTATGCGTCATTTTCATATTAAATTTAATAGTGAAGAAAGATTGAAAAACGCATTGAATAAACTTTCATCTTATGAGGAAAAAGGAGACAAATACTTGTGCAAAGACGCTACAGGAAATGTCTTGCTATTAAGTAAAGAAAAAGTCTAA
- a CDS encoding DoxX family protein has protein sequence MTTQKTNKVLNIVLWIAQVLVALMLLWGGYAKLATPLEELSKMMPWAAENQSLLTFTGIIDVLGGLGLLLPSLLKIKPQFTVYAAYGTMTLMVAAAIFHISRGEYEAIAINIIIFLIALFVAWGRTKKAPILPKI, from the coding sequence ATGACAACTCAAAAAACAAACAAAGTATTAAACATTGTATTATGGATAGCACAAGTATTAGTTGCATTAATGCTACTTTGGGGTGGTTATGCTAAATTAGCAACACCTTTAGAAGAACTTTCTAAAATGATGCCTTGGGCAGCAGAAAACCAATCATTACTTACATTTACAGGCATCATTGATGTATTAGGTGGTTTAGGCTTGTTATTACCCTCATTATTAAAAATAAAACCACAATTTACTGTTTATGCTGCTTATGGTACAATGACACTTATGGTTGCTGCTGCAATATTTCACATTTCAAGAGGAGAATATGAAGCTATAGCTATAAATATTATTATATTTCTTATCGCATTATTCGTTGCTTGGGGAAGAACTAAAAAAGCTCCTATTTTACCTAAAATATAA
- a CDS encoding Crp/Fnr family transcriptional regulator: MNILPTKQTKKVLKGETLLKPGKIATYGYFVKVGCLKSYTIDKKGKQHVLQFAPENWMISDLESFTHKKPSMIWIEAIEDSEISLISKSDFNDISRLEKPELIEIAIKFRNNLIATNKRIIGLLSANTEERYTDFTLTYPTLVKRLPLKLIASYLGVTPEYLSEIRRKLSKK, encoded by the coding sequence ATGAATATATTACCAACAAAACAAACAAAAAAGGTTCTAAAAGGTGAAACTCTTCTTAAGCCAGGTAAAATAGCAACTTATGGTTATTTCGTAAAAGTTGGATGTCTTAAAAGCTACACAATAGATAAAAAAGGTAAACAACATGTTTTACAATTTGCACCCGAAAACTGGATGATTTCTGATTTAGAAAGTTTTACACACAAAAAGCCTTCTATGATATGGATAGAGGCCATAGAAGATAGTGAAATATCATTAATTTCTAAATCGGATTTTAATGATATTTCTCGATTAGAAAAACCAGAACTCATAGAAATTGCTATAAAATTCAGAAATAATTTAATTGCCACTAATAAACGTATAATAGGTCTTTTAAGCGCAAACACAGAAGAACGTTATACTGATTTTACACTAACCTATCCTACACTTGTAAAACGCCTTCCGCTTAAACTAATAGCTTCCTATTTAGGTGTTACTCCAGAATACTTGAGCGAAATAAGACGTAAACTATCTAAAAAGTAG
- a CDS encoding PDDEXK nuclease domain-containing protein: MSVEKANYQNILEDLILIIKKTQTQVVVQANSSLTIMFWQVGKRIRSEILENSRAEYGKQIVVSLSRELTTSFGTSFKEKNLRRMIQFFEKFPDFEKVVTLSRHLSWSHFLVLIPLKTSEERNFYSKNVFDNLTSVRELRNQISKKVYERTEKADVQIYESKQIEKGIFKDPYLLDFLGLKDGYLENDLEHAILKELELFLLELGNGFTFVERQKRMIIDDDDYYLDLLFYHRKLQRLVAIELKIDKFKAKYKGQMELYLKWLEKHEKQKGEKSPIGIILCTEASKEQIELLEMHKDGIMVAEYWTEVLPKKQLEKKLHQALLNAREKMERKNLDE, from the coding sequence ATGTCTGTAGAAAAAGCAAATTATCAAAATATACTTGAAGATTTAATTTTGATAATTAAAAAAACGCAAACGCAAGTAGTTGTTCAAGCCAATAGTTCTCTAACAATTATGTTTTGGCAAGTTGGGAAACGAATTAGATCTGAAATTTTAGAAAATAGTAGAGCCGAATATGGAAAACAGATTGTCGTTTCTTTGTCACGAGAATTAACAACTAGTTTTGGAACTAGTTTTAAAGAGAAAAATTTGCGAAGAATGATTCAGTTTTTCGAGAAATTTCCAGATTTTGAAAAAGTCGTTACATTGTCACGACATTTATCTTGGTCTCATTTTTTAGTATTAATTCCATTAAAAACATCAGAAGAAAGAAACTTCTATTCAAAAAATGTATTTGATAATTTAACAAGTGTTAGGGAATTAAGAAATCAAATATCAAAAAAAGTTTACGAAAGAACTGAAAAAGCAGATGTTCAAATTTATGAAAGTAAACAAATAGAAAAAGGAATTTTTAAAGACCCTTATTTACTTGATTTTTTAGGATTAAAAGACGGCTATTTAGAAAATGATTTGGAACATGCAATTTTAAAAGAATTAGAACTCTTTTTATTAGAGTTAGGAAACGGGTTTACTTTTGTTGAACGCCAAAAAAGAATGATAATTGATGATGATGACTATTATTTAGATTTATTATTCTATCACAGAAAATTACAAAGATTAGTTGCAATTGAACTTAAAATAGATAAGTTTAAAGCCAAATACAAAGGGCAAATGGAATTGTATTTAAAATGGCTAGAAAAACATGAAAAGCAAAAAGGAGAAAAATCACCAATTGGAATTATCTTATGTACAGAAGCAAGCAAAGAACAAATAGAACTTTTAGAAATGCATAAAGATGGTATTATGGTCGCAGAATATTGGACTGAAGTTTTACCAAAAAAGCAACTAGAGAAAAAATTGCATCAAGCTCTATTGAATGCTAGAGAAAAAATGGAGAGAAAAAACCTTGATGAATAA
- a CDS encoding KAP family P-loop NTPase fold protein: protein MSKLLSNLPIEDLTPENDYIGIIEKGTLLKSFFLNNKHEYSKIKIFSIYGDWGSGKSTLMKYLQKELKGSFNTFFFESWEFESDNNLALSLLEFLVSKTDSKTDKLLKNGKNLLDGFSKAVTLKTPIANLNMSEVDKNINKESFLERKEQFKTDFRAWEDKITTKPKSPDYNIVFIDDLDRCEPENILNLLSAMKLFFTYGKKTVFLCGIDKKAIREAVKTKYGDVVKANEYLEKIFDISFSMPNTYSVYKLIKRCFPNKTEIKNNTLADYINKFFSEINFRNPRRVKKILNKYLIIERLKENSDLDYKLPNIIFNEKGTLFETYLTLYLLILKEFEPENFELLFNLSAKRVNYGLALKNSISDDSRYKNAYSTLEIYTKDEFLNAQFNKFMIKNNYNMLTIFSTFFTPTKVDNLQLAVFSNSNDFVKSFGLSKKSYEYYFSLFIFNNWKSIFEDLSNAEYSLSYYKKMISNLI, encoded by the coding sequence ATGTCTAAACTGCTATCAAATTTACCAATTGAAGATTTAACTCCAGAAAATGATTACATAGGAATCATAGAAAAAGGAACACTTCTAAAATCATTCTTTTTAAATAATAAACACGAGTATTCTAAAATTAAAATATTCTCAATTTATGGTGATTGGGGAAGTGGAAAAAGTACTTTAATGAAGTATTTACAGAAAGAGTTAAAAGGCTCTTTTAATACTTTTTTCTTTGAATCTTGGGAGTTTGAAAGTGATAATAATTTAGCCCTATCATTATTAGAATTTTTAGTTAGCAAAACTGATTCAAAAACTGACAAACTTCTTAAAAATGGGAAAAATCTATTAGATGGATTTTCAAAAGCTGTTACACTAAAAACACCTATTGCAAATTTGAATATGTCTGAAGTTGATAAAAATATCAACAAAGAATCTTTTTTAGAGAGAAAAGAGCAATTTAAAACAGACTTTAGAGCTTGGGAAGATAAAATTACAACAAAACCTAAATCACCAGATTACAATATTGTGTTTATTGATGATTTAGATAGATGTGAACCAGAGAACATTTTGAATCTACTTTCTGCAATGAAGCTCTTTTTTACTTATGGTAAAAAAACAGTTTTTCTATGTGGCATTGATAAAAAAGCAATTAGAGAAGCAGTAAAAACTAAATACGGAGATGTTGTTAAAGCAAATGAATATTTAGAAAAGATTTTTGATATTTCTTTTTCTATGCCAAATACATATAGTGTTTATAAATTAATTAAGAGGTGTTTTCCTAATAAAACAGAAATCAAAAACAATACTTTAGCAGACTATATAAATAAGTTTTTCTCAGAAATTAATTTTAGAAATCCTAGGAGAGTAAAAAAGATTTTAAATAAATATTTAATAATTGAAAGACTAAAAGAAAATAGTGATTTAGACTATAAATTACCAAACATTATTTTTAATGAAAAGGGTACTTTATTTGAAACATATTTAACTTTATATCTTCTAATTCTTAAAGAGTTTGAACCTGAAAATTTCGAATTATTATTTAATCTTTCAGCAAAAAGAGTAAATTATGGTTTAGCTTTAAAAAATAGTATTTCAGATGATTCTAGATATAAAAATGCTTATTCTACTTTAGAAATATATACAAAAGATGAATTTCTAAATGCTCAGTTCAATAAATTTATGATAAAAAATAATTACAATATGTTAACAATATTTTCTACTTTTTTCACTCCAACTAAAGTTGATAACCTTCAATTAGCTGTTTTTAGTAATAGTAACGATTTTGTAAAGAGTTTTGGTCTGAGTAAAAAAAGTTACGAATATTATTTTTCCTTATTTATTTTTAATAATTGGAAAAGTATATTTGAAGACTTATCAAATGCTGAATATAGTTTATCATATTACAAAAAAATGATTTCAAACTTAATCTAA
- the polA gene encoding DNA polymerase I, with the protein MADQKRLFLVDAYALIFRGYYAFIKNPRINSKGLDTSAIMGFMNSLLDVIKRERPDKLAVCFDKGGSVDRVEMFEAYKANRDVTPEAIKVAVPYIYEILKAMHIPIMVKEGFEADDVIGTLSKQAEKEGFKTFMVTPDKDFAQLVSENIFMYKPRFGGGYDIWGVPEVQEKFGVETPEQVIDFLGMMGDSADNIPGLPGVGEKTAKKFLAQFGSMEGLLANTDQLKGKMKEKVEANGELGLLSKKLATIMLDVPVTFDAKDFNLDEPDKEKVTELFNDLEFRNLLTNFLRTFNTETTTKTVETSAVEKSKKTAVKADGQFDLFAAPGSGSVSEEDVALGFKTIENTSHFYQHIDTAFSRKLLIQKLMEQTSVCFDTETTGLKALEVELIGIAFSYEAGKGYYVSFPEDQTETKTILEEFRPFFESENIEKIGHNLKYDIKVLSNYKMPVKGKLFDTMIAHYLINPDMRHNMDVLAETYLNYQPVSITELIGKKGKNQLSMRVVPIADQTEYAVEDADITYQLKQLFTTELASGNVTNLFNDVELPLVSVLTAMEIEGININTEFLQELSVALTDDINRLEKNIYEQAGEEFNIASPKQLGIILFEKMQLVDKPKKTKTGQYKTGEDILSYLAKDHKIIQDVLEYRQYKKLQSTYVDALPNEINPKTGRIHTVYAQAVAATGRLSSNNPNLQNIPIRTERGREVRKAFIPRSQEYVLLAADYSQIELRIIAALSEEDNMINAFKNGEDIHASTAAKVFNVPLDEVTREQRSNAKTVNFGIIYGVSAFGLSNQTNLSRSEAKELIDTYYETYPKLKAYMSAQVDFARENGYVETVLNRRRYLKDINSRNAMVRSGAERNAVNAPIQGSAADIIKLAMINIYNHFEKEGFKSKMLLQVHDELVFDAHKDELKTIEPIIKHEMENAFKMSVPLDVEIGLGYNWLEAH; encoded by the coding sequence ATGGCAGATCAAAAAAGACTTTTTTTAGTAGATGCTTACGCATTAATTTTTCGAGGATATTACGCTTTTATAAAAAACCCAAGAATCAATTCTAAAGGGTTAGATACTTCTGCAATAATGGGTTTTATGAACTCTTTATTAGATGTTATAAAACGTGAAAGACCAGATAAATTAGCGGTTTGTTTTGATAAAGGTGGTAGCGTAGATCGTGTAGAAATGTTCGAAGCTTACAAGGCTAATAGAGATGTTACACCAGAAGCTATAAAAGTAGCTGTGCCTTACATTTACGAAATCTTAAAAGCAATGCACATACCAATTATGGTAAAAGAAGGTTTTGAGGCAGATGATGTAATTGGTACACTTTCTAAACAAGCAGAAAAAGAAGGATTTAAAACCTTTATGGTTACTCCTGATAAGGATTTTGCACAACTCGTTTCTGAAAATATTTTTATGTACAAACCACGTTTTGGTGGTGGTTATGATATTTGGGGAGTGCCAGAAGTACAAGAAAAATTCGGAGTAGAAACTCCAGAGCAAGTCATCGATTTTTTAGGAATGATGGGAGATTCTGCAGATAACATACCTGGTTTACCTGGAGTTGGAGAAAAAACTGCCAAAAAATTCTTAGCACAATTTGGTTCTATGGAAGGCTTATTAGCCAACACAGATCAGCTAAAAGGTAAAATGAAAGAAAAAGTTGAAGCTAATGGAGAATTAGGATTACTGTCTAAAAAATTAGCAACAATTATGTTAGATGTTCCTGTAACTTTTGATGCTAAAGACTTTAATTTAGACGAACCTGATAAAGAAAAAGTAACTGAGCTTTTTAACGATTTAGAATTTAGAAATCTATTAACCAATTTTTTACGAACTTTTAATACTGAAACTACTACAAAAACTGTGGAAACAAGCGCAGTAGAAAAATCAAAAAAAACAGCAGTAAAAGCAGATGGTCAATTCGATTTATTTGCAGCTCCTGGTTCTGGAAGCGTTTCTGAAGAAGATGTTGCTTTAGGTTTTAAAACCATAGAAAACACGAGTCATTTTTATCAACATATAGATACTGCTTTTTCTAGAAAATTATTAATTCAGAAATTAATGGAACAAACTTCGGTTTGTTTTGATACTGAAACCACAGGTTTAAAAGCCTTAGAAGTTGAGTTAATAGGAATTGCTTTTTCTTACGAAGCAGGTAAAGGATATTATGTTTCTTTTCCTGAAGACCAAACAGAAACCAAAACTATTTTAGAAGAATTTAGACCGTTTTTTGAATCTGAAAATATTGAGAAAATTGGTCATAATTTAAAATATGATATTAAAGTTTTATCTAATTATAAAATGCCTGTAAAAGGTAAATTATTTGATACGATGATTGCTCATTATCTAATTAATCCTGATATGAGGCATAATATGGATGTTTTGGCTGAAACCTATTTAAATTATCAACCTGTTTCTATTACAGAATTGATTGGTAAAAAAGGGAAAAACCAACTTTCTATGCGAGTTGTACCTATTGCAGATCAAACAGAATATGCTGTAGAAGATGCAGATATTACCTATCAATTAAAACAACTTTTTACTACAGAATTGGCTTCTGGTAATGTTACTAATTTGTTTAATGATGTAGAATTACCTCTGGTTTCTGTGCTAACTGCTATGGAAATTGAAGGAATAAATATCAATACAGAATTTTTACAAGAACTTTCTGTTGCCTTAACTGATGATATTAATAGACTAGAAAAAAATATTTACGAACAAGCAGGTGAAGAATTCAATATTGCATCACCCAAACAATTGGGTATTATTTTGTTCGAAAAAATGCAGTTGGTGGATAAACCTAAAAAAACCAAAACAGGGCAATACAAAACAGGAGAAGACATTTTATCGTATTTAGCAAAAGACCATAAAATTATTCAAGATGTTTTAGAATATCGTCAATATAAAAAATTACAAAGTACTTATGTAGATGCTTTGCCTAATGAAATTAATCCAAAAACGGGTAGAATTCATACTGTATATGCACAAGCAGTTGCTGCCACTGGTAGATTGAGTTCTAACAACCCAAATTTACAAAACATACCCATTAGAACAGAAAGAGGTCGTGAAGTAAGAAAAGCGTTTATACCAAGAAGTCAAGAATATGTTTTATTAGCTGCAGATTATAGCCAAATAGAATTACGAATTATTGCTGCTTTAAGCGAAGAAGATAATATGATAAATGCCTTTAAAAATGGCGAAGATATTCACGCTTCTACTGCTGCAAAAGTTTTTAATGTTCCTTTGGATGAGGTTACACGCGAACAAAGAAGTAATGCAAAAACCGTAAACTTCGGAATTATTTATGGAGTTTCTGCTTTCGGTTTAAGCAACCAAACCAACTTATCTAGATCAGAAGCCAAAGAATTGATTGATACGTATTATGAAACGTATCCGAAGTTAAAAGCTTATATGTCTGCACAAGTAGATTTTGCAAGAGAAAATGGTTATGTAGAAACCGTTTTAAACAGACGTAGGTATTTAAAAGACATTAATTCTAGAAATGCAATGGTTAGATCTGGAGCTGAAAGAAATGCTGTAAATGCACCAATACAAGGTTCTGCTGCTGATATTATAAAACTAGCAATGATTAATATTTACAATCATTTTGAAAAAGAAGGTTTTAAATCTAAAATGTTATTGCAAGTGCATGATGAATTGGTTTTTGATGCGCATAAAGACGAACTAAAAACCATAGAGCCTATCATAAAACACGAAATGGAAAACGCTTTTAAAATGAGTGTTCCTTTGGATGTTGAAATTGGTTTGGGTTATAATTGGTTAGAGGCGCATTAG
- a CDS encoding metallophosphoesterase, protein MLRWLIPLIIVTILAVILEIYTFNALKTISKNKFLRFTFLIASCIVYINFFITVFSYDRSNGQTPQFQMAMGLLLTFLIPKLVLFLLLFGEDVYRWIVKGISAFSSSETQPLAGRRKFISQLALGLAAIPFVSFIYGIIQGKYNYKVIKYQLSFDDLPAAFDGYTITQISDIHSGSFTNKEKIQYGVDLINEQKSDLMLFTGDIVNNQADEMDGWIDVFAKLEAKEGKYAILGNHDYGDYMDWKTPEDKTNNFKKVKEIHQKIGFDLLLDEHRYLEKDGQKIALLGVENWGKGFNQAGDLQKASANVKKEDFKILMSHDPSHWQEKVKMDDFNYHLTLSGHTHGLQMGIEIPGFFKWSPSQYVYKQWAGLYQEFGRFINVNRGFGYHAFPGRVGIWPEITVIELKKA, encoded by the coding sequence ATGCTACGTTGGTTAATTCCACTCATAATTGTAACAATTCTTGCAGTAATTTTAGAGATTTACACATTCAATGCTTTAAAAACGATTTCTAAAAATAAGTTTTTAAGGTTTACTTTTTTAATTGCAAGTTGTATTGTTTATATCAACTTTTTTATCACCGTTTTTTCTTATGATAGAAGCAATGGGCAAACACCACAATTTCAAATGGCAATGGGTTTGTTGCTTACTTTTTTAATTCCGAAATTGGTGCTTTTCTTATTGCTTTTTGGCGAAGATGTTTATAGATGGATTGTAAAAGGAATCTCTGCATTTTCTAGTTCAGAAACACAACCTTTGGCAGGTAGAAGAAAGTTTATTTCTCAATTGGCTTTAGGGCTTGCAGCCATTCCTTTTGTGTCTTTTATCTACGGAATTATACAAGGTAAATACAATTATAAAGTGATAAAATATCAGCTTTCTTTTGATGATTTACCTGCTGCTTTTGATGGCTATACTATTACTCAGATTTCAGATATTCATTCAGGAAGTTTTACCAACAAAGAAAAAATACAATATGGTGTAGATTTGATAAATGAGCAAAAATCTGACTTAATGTTGTTTACTGGAGATATTGTAAATAATCAAGCTGATGAAATGGACGGTTGGATTGATGTTTTTGCAAAATTAGAAGCCAAAGAAGGTAAATATGCCATTCTTGGTAATCACGATTATGGTGACTATATGGATTGGAAAACCCCAGAAGATAAAACCAATAACTTTAAAAAAGTGAAAGAAATTCATCAGAAAATAGGTTTCGATTTATTGTTAGATGAACATCGATATTTAGAAAAAGACGGACAAAAAATTGCACTTTTAGGTGTAGAGAATTGGGGAAAAGGATTTAATCAGGCGGGAGATTTACAAAAAGCATCAGCAAATGTTAAGAAAGAAGATTTTAAAATATTAATGAGCCACGATCCTAGTCATTGGCAAGAAAAAGTAAAAATGGATGATTTTAATTATCATTTAACTTTAAGTGGTCATACGCATGGATTGCAAATGGGTATTGAGATTCCTGGTTTTTTTAAATGGAGTCCTTCTCAATACGTATATAAACAATGGGCTGGTTTGTATCAAGAATTTGGTAGATTTATAAACGTTAATAGAGGCTTTGGTTATCACGCTTTTCCTGGTAGAGTAGGTATTTGGCCAGAGATTACTGTTATAGAGCTTAAAAAAGCCTGA
- a CDS encoding thioredoxin family protein: MTKFGELISVDKPVLIDFYADWNEVENSVQTLRDVAAALGDKAKVIKIDIKKNETLADALRVKGNPTFMIYKNGEMKWRQTGFQDANTLIGLVQQYV, translated from the coding sequence ATGACAAAATTTGGAGAGTTAATTAGTGTTGATAAACCTGTTTTAATCGACTTTTATGCTGATTGGAATGAGGTTGAAAATAGTGTACAAACTTTAAGAGATGTTGCTGCTGCTTTAGGTGATAAAGCCAAAGTAATTAAGATCGATATTAAAAAGAACGAAACTTTAGCAGATGCTTTACGTGTTAAAGGAAACCCTACTTTTATGATTTATAAAAATGGTGAAATGAAATGGCGCCAAACAGGTTTTCAAGATGCAAATACCTTAATTGGTTTGGTACAGCAATACGTATAA